The Anomaloglossus baeobatrachus isolate aAnoBae1 chromosome 5, aAnoBae1.hap1, whole genome shotgun sequence genome includes the window CTGGTATATCcccgatcctgctatatacctcatcctggtatatgaccgcatcctgctatatacccccatcctggtatatggccgcatccttctatataccctatcctggcatatggccacatcctgtcctgctatataccccatcctggcatatggcctcatcctgctatatacccccatcctggtatgtgctcccatcctgctatatacccccatcctgctatatatccccatcctggtatgtgctcccatcctggtatatacccccatcctgctatataccctcatcctggtatatgccatcatcctgctatatacccctatcctgctaaatacccccatcctgctatatgtcctgcattctgtggcacacaaaaaaaaaaaataaataaacgtttatattcacctttccttgctccacgcagcatcgctcctcctcatgTCTGTGCCGACAGCAGCGTCGCTGACCTGTGTggaaccggccacgatccctgcagctccgcgatctcctcctgtctgtgccggccgcggctgtgtgtggacacgtgtgcacagcgatgacgtcatcgctgtgagcaccgctagtctccacacacagccgcggccggcacagacaggagattgcggtgctgcaggggaacggtgagtatactgattcactgcacatcgcgctgatgatgatgcacggggggggcagtgaatacagccgtacatgataacgccaggctgtagttgccaggggtgatcatgtgggctggctgtttagtatgcgcgcatcccccgcccacctgtcagcgccaacttcagcgctgagagatgagcgggaggatgggcatgcatatgtaatgagcgggtccacgtggtcacggcaggcactactgcagcctgctcgtgcccccgatgacccgctccaccgcagcaaccTTATTCTCCGCAGCCCtacattcggactataagacgcacccccccactttcccccaacatttgggtgaaaaaagtgcttcttatagtctgaaaaatacggtagatagatagatggatagagagatgaatagattgatggatagataattgatagatagatggatagagagatagatagatagatagataatggatagatagataatagagggatagatattacagctttatttatgatgtttgtgtTTCCCCCCACCACAGTATTTCTCAaacagcagtgaccctgcgggacctTGGATCTCAGTTCtcacagggtcactgccggtccaTGACGCTGGAGagaccctgtgaggacacactgaaaTTCTCGAGagtggtaatgtgttcacattaccgactgtAAGAAATGATCTGTTGTGACCCCTGCAGTTTCGTTAACGgagctgcattgagcactcgctcacagatgCCGCTGGATCAGTGTGGATTACGCCCGAGCtgtatgtttggggggggggggggttaacaaagtggtgaaaggggggctttgtttttttatttaaaataaaggatatttcggtgtgtgcttatttactttacttacagattaatcatggaaggtgtctcataggcaCCGCccgtgattaacctaggacttagtggcagctatgggcggccattaactacttattaccctgattgccaccgcatcacggtaaCGGAAAGAGCCGGTCACACGCCGgcactgtcacatctaatagatgcgacattctcggggcagctgcaggctgatattcttggctgcgagaGGGTTGGGGGCAATAACAATGGCcattgccctccccagcctgagagtatcaggccgccgctgtgtgctcacCTTGTCTGGACAGTAAAAATATAGCAGAGCCCacgctttttatttttatttttttatttttaatatgtacaatttgatttctatgtgtctgtgcgttatatatgtatatatgtgtgagtgtgatgtgtgtgtttgagCGCACTATATAATTACCAATTCTATTAATTTTTTTTACATCGATGCTGATTCTGCTGTACCACGCCATCTTCAGTACTTCTTAAACGCCACTGAAAATAGAggaacttcctcttcctgtcataatgacatcatttccttgcaaaacgcagggtagtgatgaacattatgtcccaaaaaacACGAAATACTGCAGGAATAACACAGCAAATTATATGCGTTTCATTGCATTtgcctacctgcgttattccctgcggtatttcatgattacattacagtgaatggagtgaagtgcagcaggtacctgtggaaaagaagtgacatgcacaatctttttctcaagaaattctgcagaaagaattttcttgacaagaaaaacgcagtgtgcgcacagctaatttttttccccataggttttgctggggaatgtctgcaaaaagattacaaccattttctcaagaaatctctgcagcaaaaacgcaaaaaaaaacccaTGGGTAAAAACGTAGCGTGCACACAAGGCCTTAGATTGTTATGTCAGGCCTTACAGAGGAAAAATGGATATACTTTTGGAAAAAATAGCAAATAGATAAAGCTTTGTTAGTGAGAAATTGCAGTAATAAGAGTATTGTATCCAAGATATTTAATGCCATAATGAGGGAACAGGTTGGGCGACCTCTGCTCCAGCAAAAAGGaaatggaggaagaagaaatgaagaACATTAGTTTAGATACTCAGACTTTATTGGAAAAAATGTTTTGGCTGCCAGGTTATTGGGACAATTTAGTAAGTATTTACAATCAGAGTCCCCTTAGACCCTATAATATGTGTATTGGGGAATAGAGAAGGGGGTCAGATGCCAATGATGATGCGAAAACTACTAAACTTAGCGGAAAGTGATAATAAAATCTCGATCAcatcagatgttcccacaaagaaggaatggatagtagatggaaatagtaatttataatatgaacatgtttattattgtagtatagagaagttacagacattgttcagacatggagattgtgcgctgaaagtgactgtaatgaatggcagatcgcggaggttgggagttaggaagaagagggagaaggaatGTTGTGTATTTTGGGGGGAGGGTTGTAATACTCTTGTCCCTACAGtaaatatataacaatgtgaaataAATACAAATGGaatattgtttttttatttgctttttagAAATCAGACGGTATTATTAACTATATATTTTCAAATTCTAATGTAAATTCTAATGTGTTTTCCCTTTCTTGTTTACTTTACTTTGTCTCTTTTGTGTTTTCTTGTTCACATTGTCAAGTCTATACTTTCTCTCCATATGAATTTTTCTTAGTGGTCAAAAAATTATAACTTAGGTAAACATTTCTcaccttctaggtatgataatggcttctACCCTTGTGAGTTTTGTGATGTTTAAAAATATCCTATTTGTGTGTAAAATATCTCCCTTATTCTAAACATGTCAAGGGTTTCTCCCCTGCGTGAATTATTTGGTGTTTAGTAAGACCTGATTTTTctgcaaaacatctcccacattctgaacatgaaaaaggcttctcccctgtgtgaattctttggtgtgtaacaagatttgatttctttgcaaaacatttcccacattctgaacatgaaaaaggcttctcccctgtgtgagttctcagatgtataacaagacttgatttctctgtaaaacatttcccacattctgaacatgaaaaaggcttctcccctgtgtgagttctctggtgtctaagAAGATgcgatttttggttaaaacatttcccacattctaaacatgcatatggcttctgccctgtgtgactcctctgatgtgtaacaaaatttgATGTTTTAaccaaacatttcccacattctgaacatgaatatggcatctgccctgtgtgagttctcagatgtataacaagacttgatttttctgaaaaacattttccacattctgaacatgaaaaaggcttctcccctgtgtgagttctctgatgattAACAAGAGGTGATTTGgttttaaaatatttcccacattctgaacatgaaaatggcttgtcccttgtgtgagttctctgatgtgtaacaagtttTGACTCatgtgcaaaacattttccacattctgaacaaggaaaatgcttctcccctgtgtgagttctctgatgtgtaacgagATGCgacttttggttaaaacatttcccacattctgaacgtgAAAATTGTTTCTTCGCCATGTGAGTGCTCTGGTAACTAACAGACTCTGAAGGAAATcttctctcccctgtgtgaatttttttatcGATTTTTCgatattctgaagttgaaaatggcttctttccTGAAAGAACACTCtgatttttaatgcctcttttgtgacatttatttttcgtaatagtctgtgatgaatcagaaggcaagacttgtttaaaagaatcagatgatagatctttgctgtgaagggatgatggtaaGTCTGGTACAGTGACATTCGCTTCAGTTATACCTTGTGTAATTTCAAGGTCATCTGATTTTAAagttgaagatgtcagttgtgcctctaatctcctggtacagtcatctgccaagaataaaaactATTTGTAATAATATATTCAAATTTCAGTATATCATTTATAAAATAGCTTGCAAAGCCTTTGCCGgtgtccccacactgtcctgcACGCTTTTCCTGGTGGGGACTCCAGCACACTTACCCTCCTGGCCACTCAATGGTGGCTTCCATCACCCCAGTCCCTGCCACCATCCCCCAGGGCCTGCACACACCATGCAGAACTCTTTAGAGTGCACTTAGGCTGCGAGCAGCTATTCTGAAAAGACCTTGCCCTAACTAGGAAGTGTCTCTCAacttatggctgagaggcacaaggtatttaaggcaccctcaccctatggaaggtgcctgggcaacatggtctatccttatatacagtattctagaatactgtatataagaacccaggcctcaCTGTATAACGTtacaacacttttattatactcacctacggggcagtccagtccaatggacgtcgctgctctccggtctggcgccttCTGTCTGCTGCGATTGGCGTCCTCCTTTTATATCATTGAgccgtaaaaattaaaaaaacattttttaccacaaacttgttgctttaaccaggtagcttttttttccacaaggatatcaggaaaaaatgcaccatatcaTTTATTGAGCGATttatcctgagtacgctgataccccttaTGTAGTCAAAAACTACTTTGAGGCAGTGAAGAAGGAGCGCAatatttgagatcagatttagttggaatggttttccGGCGCCATGTCACTTTggcaaagcccctaaagtgccagaacagaagaaaccccccacaaatgaccccattttacaaactgcacccctcaatgaattcagccATGGGTGCAGTGAGATATTGACACCCcaggtgtcacaaaatgttatactattgggcagtgaagaaaaaataattacattttactacaaaaatgttgctttaaccctagatttctaattttcacaagaggaataggtaagagaaaaaaaaggacccataatgtgttgcacaatttctcctgaacatagcaatacctcacatgtgactgtacagtagttTGGCTGCACCGCAGGCCTCATTAGGGAAGGAGTGgcattgatttttggagcacagattttcctagaatagtttgcagactccatttgcagagcccctatgtGGCAGAACAGAAGACACCCccttcaagtgaccacattttggaaattacacccctctacgAATTCATCTAcgagtgtagtgacaatttagtctctgaaaaacacccatggtgtcaaactcagtgactgttgcagaattaaaaattgcaaacatttacattttggatcagttcccatATACCCTTTGGTCTATGCAGAGCGCTTACATCGGgagttccatctacatctctgaaatacatgattcatgtGAAACCCACGACAGATCCATTCaccaatgaggcagcagagttactctggactccatttggcctctgttcagcggtgtccggcTTTTAAATGTGAACAAAACCTGCTGCTGATCGTACTGTTGTGCACGCTGAAAAAGATGCATAAAAATATGGACTCAGCTGGATCACAAGCCAGATGTGAGGTGAAAGTGACTCGCTCTGCCTCACTACAGTGAATTTTCCGTTGGGAATTATGTTTGAATCCtgttttttcagagatttacacgtaatccccaatgtaagtgctcagtgtagagcgccAGATCAATATCAGCAGTGCCAGACTGCGAGCTTTTAGTGGCAGAATGAATAAATCAATAGCAGTTGAAGaactggctttatttatttatctattactCCATCCACCttgcagtataggtgattaggcggctttattcccctGGTTagcatgattacagcaataccaggtttaaatcgtttgtttttttttaggttcGGTGACTATcacattaaaaatactttttacaaaataaagatttttttgcatcactggattttaaaggctatagtttttttttttctgctgacagtcatacgagggcttgttttttgcaggatgagttggagattgtattggtaccattttggtaaACATAATATATTTTGATTGCTttatattccactttttgtgagtcagtatcaagaagaaacagaaattcaggaattgttttttttttgtttttacaccgTTCACTGTGCTGTAAAAGTCGTAATACAGCTTTATTATTTGGGTTTGAAAGATTACAGGGATAACTCATTTATAcagttttatgttttgccgcttttacaccctAAAAACaatttcatagaaaaaaaaaaaaaaatttatattgtattctgagatagtttttttattttttgctgatgCAGCTCTATgatagcttgtttttttgcgggacaagatgacgttttcagcagtaccatttttatttatatatgactttttgatcatgttttattccacttttttgggcAGCTGAATAATGAAAAGACATAATTTTtgctatattttttatttattctttttactgtgttcactgaaggggttaactagtgtgacagttttattgcTCGTGTTGTTATGGACGCGGAGATACCAAACAgcagtttgttttatttttttacataaatatatttattggaataattttttttttgttcattttcccCAAATCTGTTTTAGTACTTTTAACATTTTTTACTTTACGTAGTCCATTTATGGGACACTAAGCTTCtgtgatctgatcactgatataatttACTGCAACGCTTGATCACTTTTAAGTGTGAAAGCTGTAGCAGCAGCTCTGACACTTCGCCTCACAGCATGCATCGGGCATGGTATGCGAGGCAATTCTTACCTCAGTAACCCTAGgtcgtcatggtgacgacccagggttaccacGGCAGCGATCAAGCCCATGATCACATTTCAGgggcccaatcgccagggagaggtaagtgatttCTCTCCCTTCATCCTAAATGATGCGATCGCCTTGATCGCAGCATTTTTGGGGTTACACTGCCGTAAGTGGCGCAGGCAcagctcctggcagtgagagctggtTTCAACTCTAAGATCTGCCGGTGGCCCGGCGGCAATCGAAGGAGGAACCCCAGCGATCGTCACTTCGCCTCACATACCATGCATCCGGCATGGTTTTTTGTGAGGCGTTCCATAGCTGGGTGACCCGGGCTCGTCAGGGtaatgacccagggttgccatggcagtgattggATCCTTGTAATgcgattacagggacccaatcgccagggagaggcAAGCAATTCCTCACCCTGcttcctgaatgctgtgatcgtaTTGCtcacagcatttagagggttaaactgccgGAAGCAGAGTGGGGACTGCTCCTGGCAGTGACAGCTGGGTCCTGGCTACAAGATAAGCCAGAGACCCGGCAGCAATCGCTGGGGTACAGCACAGGAACCCCCGCAATTACATGACATACTGGATATGTCCTTGGTCAGAATGGCACTGACTTTCATGACATACCCAACAGGTGCAATGTCATGTAAAGGTTAATACCCATGACggccactatgagtatcgggtaatgccCTTTGGACTCAGCAGTGCTCTGTTGGTTTTCTAGGAAATCGTGAACAATATCTTCCGAGATCTGCTCCACTCATGTCTAAGGGTGTACATGGTTGACATTCTTGTATTCTCTTCTGATCTGCCAATGCACAGGAGGAATGTTCTACAGAGGCTGAGGGAGAATCGTTTATATGCCaaattctacactgtgtgcagaattattaggcaaatgagtatttgatcacatgatactttttatacatgttgtcctactccaagctgtataggcttgagagccaattaccaaataagtaaatcagatgatgtgcatctcggtaatgaggaggggtctggtgtaatgacatcatcatatatatggtgtgcttaattattaggcaacttcctttggcaaaatgggtcagaagagagatttgatgggctctgaaaagtctaaaattgtgagatgtcttgcaaagggatgcagcagtcttgaaattgccaaacgtttgaagcgtgatcaccgaacaatcatgttaaatagccaacagggtcgcaagaagcatgttgggcaaaaaaggcgcaaaataactgcccatgaattgagaaaaatcaagcgtgaagctgccaaggtgccattttccaccagtttggccatatttcaaagctgcaacgttactggagtatcaaaaagcacaaggtgtgccatactcagggatatggccaaggtaaggaaagctgaaaattggatcatgccatgcagataatagagaaatttggagaagtttcgggactgaccattaattggtctaaatcgagcctctttaaaatggatggggaagtagcctggacaaatgaggatactggggctaacaaattgaagaatgtggacgaatttaaatatctaggtatccagatatctctgccagtagaaaaatacatacaggtgaacttatggcctctccttaaaaaattgagagccaaggtggatgcctggaacaagctacatttgtcagttgttggaagggttaatttgctaaagatggtagtaatgcctaaactcctatacatactgcacaatgcccctgtttgtatttcaaggaaaagatttaaagggataacctcgctgtttagggacctggtgtggggtaaaaagcagcctagggtgagattagagactttacaaaggccgaaggatgaggggggtctagcaatcccaaatccggaattgtattatatagcggcgcaatgtcaacacctcaggggttggtctgatcgagagaaagatgggggcattaaagaagtactggaatacatagtgggtagaagtccattggtaatgggactagaggatggtgcggtggggctcctgggtagaacatctcctacaatggcacttataaataagacctgggataggctgaaaagggtgagaggggtgacccggttaaccaagtttacacctatctgggataacagtaatctcccggagattcagaaaatggggaatattgaggagtggagacgcaagggtgcgatatacatgcatcagatattggacgggggaattgtgaaatcgttcccacagttacagagtgagtttcagttaccggcgtccggctggctccactacagacaattaaaacatgcgattgcagcccaagcggctaaacaaagtgtggccatacagactgacctggtactggagtatgtgtgtaagggcggaggaagcactaaagggatcatttctggcacatataaagatatactacatacctttcttttagactacccaattaaagctaaatctaaatgggaggaggaagttgggccgataacggaggaggtgtgggagagtatcctggagtatgtccctaaactttccatgagcgaaccagccagactgtctcacctataagtgattcaccgggtatataggtctcctttactgatgtttaaaatggggttgaaaaggaattcggagtgtccaaggtgtcagggatctaacgcaggtatttttcacatgatgtggtcttgtccgagactggtctccttttggactaaggttatccacaagataggaagaacatatgggtgtgtcctccccagggaaccagtgatatgcctattgggatatgttgaggagcttggggtggaaaatactatgaaaattgtcattgctaggctgctgtatgcggcaagaaagctaatcgccaggtcctggattaaaaaagacccccgaccaggggagagtacattaaaagggtgaaatgtattcttcagctggaacggggagtgtatgaaagaagggggaatgttaaaatgtttgagaagctatggtctccttggctgcaatgcgaataagacgagtgatggaccaataaactggtctgggaccgggatagccgtctgagacctctgatgtgtgtgttttgttttatttgtgttactagttgttcctcctgcacaacgggatggttgctatactgcagttgaaGGGTgtcctaagtgtgtactaaatgggatgtagtatcggggagaaatgttactgccggggtgggggagggggcgggatggggagttaaaggggtaatagatgtgataaatttaatttggatgccgatttgttattctgttgtatgtattctgttttaataaaaaagtatctgatttaaaaaaaaaaaaaaggaaagctgaaaaatgaccaactttgaacaagaaacataagataaaacggcaaggctgggccaagaaatatcttaagactgatttttcaaaggttttatggactaatgaaatgagagtgactcttcatgagccagatagatgggccagaggctggatcagtaaagggcagagagctccactccgagtcagacgccagcaaagtggaggtggggtactggtatgggctggtatcatgaaagatgaacttgtgggaccttttcgggttgaggatagagtgaagctgaactcccagacctactgccagtttctggaagacaacttcttcaagcagtggtataggaagaattcggtatcgttcaagaaaaacatgattttcatgcaggacaatgctccatcacatgcatccaactacttcacagcgtggctggccaataaaggtctaaaagatgaaaaaataatgacatggcccccttgttcacctgatctgaaccccatagagaacctgtggtccctcataaaatgtgagatctacacggAGGGAAAACAGTGTTTGGGAGGCTCTGGTGGCTGCTGCACAaaatgttgatcgtaaatagatcaagcaactaaaaatctatggatggtaggctgttgagtgtcatcataaagaaaggtggctatattggtcactaatttttgggggttttgtttttgcatgtcagaaatgtttttctaaattttgtgcagttatattggtttacctggtgaaaataaagtgagatgggaatatatttggtttttattaagttgcctattaattctgcacagtaatagttacctgcacaaacagatatcatcctacgatagccaaatctataaaaaacaaacaaactacaacttccaaaaatattaagctttgatatttatgagtcttttgggttgattgagaacatagttgttgatcaataataaaaaaaatcctctaaaatacaacttgcctaataattctacacacggtgTAGAAGCGCCTTTTTGAACAGACTTCCCTTCCATTCCCGGGCTACATTATCTGGGACATTAGTTTGAAAATGGATCGGGAGAAGATGTCGGCAGCTCTGAAGTGGCCTCATCGTGACGGAGTGAAGGCAATTCAG containing:
- the LOC142312251 gene encoding uncharacterized protein LOC142312251 → MDRTGEVRTLEMSGVRFLTVSLHNQDYTVVKKTSSERCQAPVSEGWGRPLSPITGPPPHPPIHEDINDQKILELTYKMIELLTGEVPIRCQDFTVYFSMEEWEYLEEHKDLYKDVMMEVPQPLTSPVLSSKRTTPERCPRPLLPQDCKQEDPDVPQDHQGEDLTHINTTETYVRGDERSKEEIPTDNRPDDCTRRLEAQLTSSTLKSDDLEITQGITEANVTVPDLPSSLHSKDLSSDSFKQVLPSDSSQTITKNKCHKRGIKNQSVLSGKKPFSTSEYRKIDKKIHTGERRFPSESVSYQSTHMAKKQFSRSECGKCFNQKSHLVTHQRTHTGEKHFPCSECGKCFAHESKLVTHQRTHTRDKPFSCSECGKYFKTKSPLVNHQRTHTGEKPFSCSECGKCFSEKSSLVIHLRTHTGQMPYSCSECGKCLVKTSNFVTHQRSHTGQKPYACLECGKCFNQKSHLLRHQRTHTGEKPFSCSECGKCFTEKSSLVIHLRTHTGEKPFSCSECGKCFAKKSNLVTHQRIHTGEKPFSCSECGRCFAEKSGLTKHQIIHAGEKPLTCLE